Proteins encoded in a region of the Tachyglossus aculeatus isolate mTacAcu1 chromosome 25, mTacAcu1.pri, whole genome shotgun sequence genome:
- the FAM110B gene encoding protein FAM110B, producing MPTETLPTGSMVKPVGPAVVPFTSAVPLRILNKGPDYFRRQAEPNPKRLSAVERLEADKAKYVKSQEVINAKQEPVKPAVLAKPPVCPAAKRVLGSPTLKVLNNHAKTESGVQRENLKLEILKNIINSSEGSSSASGHKHGSRNWAAHRADSSELNRHSFAESLKASPDQGRSSPQEGGLRAGRRLLDKSAESFLHVSHSSSDIRKVTSVKPLKAPACSGSAPPLPPKPKVATVATLKSPEMDAGEAGCGVGRRPSLQRSKSDLSDRYFRVDADVERFFNYCGVDPEELENLGMENFARANSDIISLNFRSASMISSDCEQSQDSNSDLRNDDSANDRVPYGISAIERNARIIKWLYSIKQARESQKVSHV from the coding sequence ATGCCTACAGAAACACTACCGACAGGTAGCATGGTGAAACCCGTCGGGCCGGCGGTCGTCCCCTTCACCTCCGCCGTCCCCCTGCGCATCCTGAACAAAGGACCGGACTATTTCCGCAGGCAGGCGGAGCCCAATCCCAAAAGACTGAGCGCCgtagagaggctggaggccgaCAAGGCCAAATACGTCAAGAGCCAGGAGGTCATCAACGCCAAGCAGGAGCCCGTGAAGCCGGCTGTGCTGGCGAAGCCGCCCGTGTGCCCCGCGGCCAAGCGGGTGCTGGGCAGCCCCACCCTGAAAGTGTTGAACAACCACGCCAAGACCGAGAGCGGGGTGCAGCGGGAGAACCTGAAGCTGGAGATCCTGAAGAACATCATCAACAGCTCGGAGGGGTCCAGCTCGGCTTCCGGCCACAAGCACGGCTCCCGGAACTGGGCCGCGCACCGGGCGGACTCCTCCGAACTCAACCGGCACTCGTTCGCCGAGTCACTCAAGGCCTCCCCGGACCAGGGCCGGAGCAGCCCGCAGGAGGGTGGGCTCCGCGCCGGCCGGAGGCTGCTCGACAAGTCGGCCGAGTCCTTCCTGCACGTCTCCCATAGCTCGTCGGACATTCGCAAAGTGACCAGCGTCAAGCCCTTGAAGGCGCCGGCCTGCAGCGGCTCCGCCCCGCCCCTGCCACCCAAGCCCAAGGTGGCCACCGTGGCCACCCTCAAGTCCCCAGAGATGGACGCGGGGGAGGCCGGCTGCGGGGTGGGCCGGCGGCCCTCCCTGCAGAGGTCCAAATCGGACTTGAGCGACAGGTACTTCCGCGTCGATGCCGACGTGGAGAGGTTCTTTAACTACTGCGGGGTGGATCCCGAAGAGCTGGAGAACCTCGGCATGGAGAATTTTGCAAGGGCTAACTCTGACATCATCTCGCTCAACTTTCGCAGTGCAAGCATGATCAGCTCAGACTGTGAACAGTCTCAGGACAGCAACAGTGACCTTAGAAACGACGACAGTGCCAATGACCGGGTGCCCTACGGCATTTCTGCCATTGAGAGAAATGCCCGAATCATCAAGTGGTTATATAGCATCAAGCAAGCTAGAGAGTCACAAAAAGTGTCCCATGTgtga